A single window of Colletotrichum destructivum chromosome 9, complete sequence DNA harbors:
- a CDS encoding Putative alpha/beta hydrolase-1 translates to MDDFFRPPIVLIHGLWMTPLSWERWIPFFQKRGFEVHAPGWPGVDGRTEEEIRSDPKPLALHRIQDIVDHYEAYIRKLPEAPIIIGHSFGGLFAQILLSRGVGALGVAVCPAQPAGIVYISPSTVRAAMPVFAHPLHSDATVPISESHFRYCFGNLLSAAESKAQWARYCIPADSRVLWQLATSVTAGQAAPNYVRFDKPDRAPLLLIAASKDHIVTARTVKEEYKAYKGRAVVQFKEFEGRSHGLLFQEGWEDVASYVLEFIESHIS, encoded by the coding sequence ATGGACGACTTCTTCAGACCGCCCATCGTGCTCATCCACGGGCTGTGGATGACCCCTCTGTCCTGGGAGCGCTGGATTCCCTTCTTCCAAAAGAGAGGCTTCGAGGTGCACGCGCCCGGTTGGCCCGGGGTCGACGGCCggaccgaggaggagatccgCTCCGATCCGAagcccctcgccctccaccgCATCCAAGACATCGTGGACCACTACGAGGCCTACATCCGCAAGCTGCCGGAAGCCCCCATCATCATAGGCCACTCGTTCGGCGGCCTCTTCGCCCAGATCCTCCTGTcccgcggcgtcggcgcccttggcgtcgccgtctgccCCGCGCAGCCGGCGGGCATCGTCTACATCTCGCCCAGCACCGTCCGGGCCGCCATGCCCGTCTTCGCCCACCCGCTGCACTCCGACGCCACCGTCCCCATCTCCGAGAGCCACTTCCGCTACTGCTTCGGCAACCTCCTgtcggccgccgagagcaaGGCCCAGTGGGCCAGGTACTGCATCCCCGCGGACTCCCGCGTGCTCTGGCAGCTGGCCACCAGCGTCACGGCCGGGCAGGCGGCGCCCAACTACGTGCGGTTCGACAAGCCCGACCGGGCCCCGCTGCTGCTCATCGCGGCCTCCAAGGACCACATCGTCACCGCCAGAACCGTCAAGGAGGAGTACAAAGCGTACAAGGGACGGGCCGTCGTGCAGTTCAAGGAATTTGAGGGCCGCAGCCACGGACTCTTGTTCCAGGAGGGCTGGGAAGACGTCGCAAGTTATGTCCTCGAATTTATAGAAAGCCACATCTCTTGA